In the Oryzias latipes chromosome 23, ASM223467v1 genome, one interval contains:
- the LOC105357122 gene encoding acyl-coenzyme A thioesterase 1 isoform X1, with amino-acid sequence MSQAVPPLLSVHPSRALVDEKFSVLVENLPPGCPVTIRSLYQSEDKDFWEAYGHYVSNHQGTVSVSEDISLGGTYTGKEAMGLLWSMRPIPGSRKGLRLRKKDTCAPMLVTISVYSGHEDVRDQAPLASALVERWYMAPGVQRIEITEKGVRGTLFLPPGPGPFPAMLDLWGGGGGLQEYRAALLACRGFISLALEYFNTNDAKPKGLDMKCFETAFEIIRSHPQAVPDRVGIIGLSYGTLMTLSLAAECPTIKPSCIVCIGNAHSKFLEEKVLKFHKEIPDRKYNKIHMMEDAVVKRDMGLAVLEVEHPKVKVGNIDCPMLLINGTDDQNWPTVEVASDIIKMMREAGKESLVTRLDYPDAGHLIEPPFSPHFRAANFMLHGTKKKVMVLWGGKTKPHADAQEDSWKKILSFLQLHLYGAPSLKAKI; translated from the exons ATGTCTCAGGCCGTCCCGCCTCTTCTCTCGGTTCACCCGTCCCGGGCTCTGGTGGATGAGAAGTTCAGCGTTCTGGTGGAGAACCTGCCTCCAGGATGTCCGGTCACCATCCGCTCCCTCTATCAGAGCGAGGATAAGGACTTCTGGGAGGCCTATGGGCACTACGTCAGTAACCACCAGGGGACGGTTTCTG TTTCAGAGGACATCAGCCTTGGAGGCACGTACACAGGAAAAGAGGCCATGGGCTTGTTGTGGAGCATGCGACCAATCCCCGGCAGCCGCAAAGGCCTCAG GCTGAGGAAGAAGGACACCTGTGCCCCAATGCTGGTGACCATCTCAGTCTACAGTGGACATGAGGACGTCAGGGATCAGGCCCCGCTGGCGTCGGCGCTCGTGGAGAGGTGGTACATGGCTCCAGGCGTCCAGAGGATCGAAATCACAGAGAAGGGAGTTCGAGGAACCCTGTTTCTACCTCCAG GTCCAGGACCGTTCCCTGCCATGCTGGACCTGTGGGGGGGCGGAGGGGGGCTGCAGGAGTACCGCGCCGCCCTGCTGGCGTGTCgaggttttatttctttagctCTGGAGTATTTCAACACCAATGATGCAAAACCCAAAGGTCTGGATATGAAGTGCTTTGAG ACGGCCTTTGAAATCATCAGGAGCCATCCTCAGGCCGTCCCAGACAGAGTTGGAATCATCGGCCTCAGTTACGGTACGCTGATGACCTTAAGCCTGGCAGCAGAATGTCCAACGATCAAG CCAAGCTGCATTGTTTGCATCGGCAATGCTCACAGTAAATTCCTAGAAGAAAAAGTTCTTAAGTTCCACAAAGAAATACCAGA CAGGAAGTATAACAAAATCCACATGATGGAGGATGCCGTAGTCAAGAGAGACATGGGACTGGCTGTTCTGGAAGTTGAGCATCCTAAAGTCAAA gTGGGGAACATTGACTGTCCAATGTTGTTGATCAACGGCACAGACGATCAGAACTGGCCGACGGTGGAGGTTGCCTCTGAC ATAATCAAGATGATGCGTGAAGCCGGGAAGGAATCTCTGGTGACCCGGCTGGATTACCCGGATGCAGGACACCTGATCGAGCCGCCGTTCTCGCCTCACTTCAGAGCCGCCAACTTCATGCTTCATGGCACCAAGAAAAAAG TGATGGTGCTCTGGGGAGGAAAAACCAAACCTCACGCCGATGCTCAGGAGGACTCCTGGAAGAAGATCCTCAGTTTTCTGCAGCTCCATCTTTACGGCGCTCCCAGCCTCAAAGCAAAGATATAA
- the LOC105357122 gene encoding acyl-coenzyme A thioesterase 1 isoform X2 has translation MSQAVPPLLSVHPSRALVDEKFSVLVENLPPGCPVTIRSLYQSEDKDFWEAYGHYVSNHQGTVSVSEDISLGGTYTGKEAMGLLWSMRPIPGSRKGLRLRKKDTCAPMLVTISVYSGHEDVRDQAPLASALVERWYMAPGVQRIEITEKGVRGTLFLPPGPGPFPAMLDLWGGGGGLQEYRAALLACRGFISLALEYFNTNDAKPKGLDMKCFETAFEIIRSHPQAVPDRVGIIGLSYGTLMTLSLAAECPTIKPSCIVCIGNAHSKFLEEKVLKFHKEIPEKYNKIHMMEDAVVKRDMGLAVLEVEHPKVKVGNIDCPMLLINGTDDQNWPTVEVASDIIKMMREAGKESLVTRLDYPDAGHLIEPPFSPHFRAANFMLHGTKKKVMVLWGGKTKPHADAQEDSWKKILSFLQLHLYGAPSLKAKI, from the exons ATGTCTCAGGCCGTCCCGCCTCTTCTCTCGGTTCACCCGTCCCGGGCTCTGGTGGATGAGAAGTTCAGCGTTCTGGTGGAGAACCTGCCTCCAGGATGTCCGGTCACCATCCGCTCCCTCTATCAGAGCGAGGATAAGGACTTCTGGGAGGCCTATGGGCACTACGTCAGTAACCACCAGGGGACGGTTTCTG TTTCAGAGGACATCAGCCTTGGAGGCACGTACACAGGAAAAGAGGCCATGGGCTTGTTGTGGAGCATGCGACCAATCCCCGGCAGCCGCAAAGGCCTCAG GCTGAGGAAGAAGGACACCTGTGCCCCAATGCTGGTGACCATCTCAGTCTACAGTGGACATGAGGACGTCAGGGATCAGGCCCCGCTGGCGTCGGCGCTCGTGGAGAGGTGGTACATGGCTCCAGGCGTCCAGAGGATCGAAATCACAGAGAAGGGAGTTCGAGGAACCCTGTTTCTACCTCCAG GTCCAGGACCGTTCCCTGCCATGCTGGACCTGTGGGGGGGCGGAGGGGGGCTGCAGGAGTACCGCGCCGCCCTGCTGGCGTGTCgaggttttatttctttagctCTGGAGTATTTCAACACCAATGATGCAAAACCCAAAGGTCTGGATATGAAGTGCTTTGAG ACGGCCTTTGAAATCATCAGGAGCCATCCTCAGGCCGTCCCAGACAGAGTTGGAATCATCGGCCTCAGTTACGGTACGCTGATGACCTTAAGCCTGGCAGCAGAATGTCCAACGATCAAG CCAAGCTGCATTGTTTGCATCGGCAATGCTCACAGTAAATTCCTAGAAGAAAAAGTTCTTAAGTTCCACAAAGAAATACCAGA GAAGTATAACAAAATCCACATGATGGAGGATGCCGTAGTCAAGAGAGACATGGGACTGGCTGTTCTGGAAGTTGAGCATCCTAAAGTCAAA gTGGGGAACATTGACTGTCCAATGTTGTTGATCAACGGCACAGACGATCAGAACTGGCCGACGGTGGAGGTTGCCTCTGAC ATAATCAAGATGATGCGTGAAGCCGGGAAGGAATCTCTGGTGACCCGGCTGGATTACCCGGATGCAGGACACCTGATCGAGCCGCCGTTCTCGCCTCACTTCAGAGCCGCCAACTTCATGCTTCATGGCACCAAGAAAAAAG TGATGGTGCTCTGGGGAGGAAAAACCAAACCTCACGCCGATGCTCAGGAGGACTCCTGGAAGAAGATCCTCAGTTTTCTGCAGCTCCATCTTTACGGCGCTCCCAGCCTCAAAGCAAAGATATAA